From one Paenibacillus sp. FSL K6-1330 genomic stretch:
- a CDS encoding polysaccharide deacetylase family protein: MQTLLLWLFYLSSFYAFIPGILTRIFGFRVFRRGTGSNDFALTFDDGPDPVYTPRLLDLLKQHNMKATFFLVGSHAEKHPEVVKRIHSEGHLIGIHNYVHKSNWFMRPVTVRNQVKRTDDIIYSITGERSSYYRPPWGIVNLFDFAKNTGCRIILWSSMFNDWRSKIGADKLTQRMLAKLNGGEVMLLHDCGTTVGANPDAPEQMLIALERVLKVAEQKGMSSVRIDDMIAKESKVKAKKLSPLKRMIVSLWLLWEKGFHAVFALETVTPADPMLHFRKRAFTGKTVVMEDGSRLEKGDRVLELHFDNKKLFEIGSRSRSEVQLAIKMIRAVQKDLPSLANMVLERPEYKDIKGLYAVTMISRGPEQFGFHVMDLPRGLFASSSRLYLKLLLSVIHPKGQARLKEGSQIMEPRMLMMPVDVLIGRYAEKKNQAQPPSEEQQEIQQEHVGDMAVASASQGM; the protein is encoded by the coding sequence ATGCAAACATTACTGCTATGGTTGTTTTACCTTTCATCTTTTTATGCATTTATTCCCGGCATCTTGACCCGGATATTTGGATTCCGAGTATTTCGCAGGGGAACAGGCTCGAACGACTTCGCCTTAACCTTTGATGATGGTCCTGATCCCGTCTATACACCAAGACTGCTGGATCTCTTGAAGCAGCATAATATGAAGGCGACGTTTTTCCTGGTGGGTTCTCATGCCGAGAAGCATCCAGAAGTTGTAAAACGCATTCATAGTGAAGGTCATCTGATCGGGATTCATAACTATGTTCACAAGAGCAATTGGTTCATGCGGCCGGTCACCGTCCGTAATCAGGTCAAGCGCACGGATGATATTATTTATTCCATCACCGGTGAGCGCTCGAGTTATTACAGACCGCCGTGGGGAATCGTGAATTTATTCGATTTTGCCAAGAATACCGGCTGCCGCATTATCCTATGGTCGTCGATGTTTAATGATTGGCGGAGCAAGATTGGCGCTGACAAGCTGACTCAGCGAATGCTTGCCAAGCTTAACGGTGGCGAGGTTATGCTCCTTCATGACTGCGGCACGACTGTGGGGGCGAACCCCGATGCACCGGAGCAAATGCTGATCGCATTGGAACGTGTTCTGAAAGTCGCAGAGCAGAAGGGAATGAGCAGCGTCCGAATCGACGACATGATAGCGAAGGAAAGCAAAGTGAAAGCGAAGAAGCTGTCTCCTCTCAAGCGTATGATCGTCTCGTTGTGGCTTCTCTGGGAAAAAGGATTTCATGCGGTGTTTGCGCTCGAAACGGTTACTCCGGCAGATCCGATGCTGCATTTCCGGAAGCGTGCTTTTACCGGTAAGACGGTCGTGATGGAAGATGGCAGCCGACTTGAAAAGGGAGACCGGGTGCTAGAACTTCATTTTGATAACAAAAAATTGTTTGAGATCGGCAGCCGCTCCCGTTCGGAAGTACAGCTCGCCATCAAAATGATTCGTGCCGTGCAAAAAGACCTGCCTTCTCTGGCTAATATGGTGCTGGAACGGCCTGAGTACAAGGATATCAAGGGTTTGTATGCTGTTACCATGATTTCACGGGGACCGGAGCAATTCGGATTTCATGTCATGGATTTACCGCGGGGACTGTTTGCAAGCTCGTCCAGACTGTATCTGAAACTGCTGCTTAGCGTCATTCATCCGAAAGGGCAGGCCCGTCTTAAAGAGGGCAGTCAGATCATGGAGCCGAGAATGCTCATGATGCCGGTGGATGTACTGATTGGCCGTTATGCTGAGAAGAAGAATCAGGCCCAGCCTCCATCCGAGGAGCAGCAGGAAATACAACAAGAACATGTGGGTGACATGGCCGTTGCCAGTGCATCGCAGGGTATGTAA
- the ilvD gene encoding dihydroxy-acid dehydratase gives MTTKKMRSDMIKKGFDRAPHRSLLRAAGVKEEDFGKPFIAVCNSYIDIVPGHVHLQEFGKIVKEAIREAGGVPFEFNTIGVDDGIAMGHIGMRYSLPSREIIADSLETVVSAHWFDGMVCIPNCDKITPGMLMGALRVNIPTVFVSGGPMKAGVDSKGRKLSLTSVFEGVGAHQVGKINDDELLELEQFGCPTCGSCSGMFTANSMNCLAEALGLALPGNGTILAIAEERKEFVKQSAKQLMELVKMDLKPRDIVTVEAIDNAFALDMAMGGSTNTVLHTLALAQEAGLDYPLERINEVADRVPHISKLAPASDYFIEDVHLAGGVSAVLHELLKKPGALHGDRITVTGKTLAENVEGCEIQDQNVIHPIDSPYSERGGLAVLYGNLAPEGSIIKVGAVDPSVGGYHKGPAICFNSQDEALSGIANGKVKEGHVVVIRYEGPKGGPGMPEMLAPTSQIAGMGLGAKVGLITDGRFSGASRGISIGHISPEAAEGGPIAFVEDGDIIELDLNNRTIQLLGVSDEEMAVRRSKWVDFEPKVKTGYLARYSKLVTNASSGGVLKI, from the coding sequence ATGACAACCAAAAAAATGCGTTCAGACATGATCAAAAAAGGCTTCGACCGCGCGCCGCACCGCAGCCTTCTGCGTGCAGCAGGCGTTAAGGAAGAAGATTTCGGCAAACCGTTCATCGCCGTATGTAACTCTTACATCGACATCGTTCCGGGTCATGTGCATCTTCAGGAATTCGGTAAAATCGTGAAGGAAGCGATCCGTGAAGCCGGCGGCGTTCCGTTCGAATTTAACACCATCGGCGTGGATGACGGAATTGCCATGGGACATATCGGCATGCGCTACTCGCTGCCAAGCCGCGAGATCATAGCCGACTCCCTGGAAACTGTCGTATCCGCTCACTGGTTCGATGGTATGGTATGTATTCCGAACTGTGACAAAATCACGCCAGGCATGCTGATGGGTGCCCTGCGAGTCAACATCCCAACGGTGTTTGTCAGCGGCGGACCGATGAAAGCCGGCGTGGACAGCAAAGGCCGTAAATTGTCACTGACCTCCGTATTTGAAGGCGTCGGCGCTCACCAGGTTGGCAAAATCAATGATGATGAGCTCCTCGAATTGGAACAATTCGGTTGTCCAACCTGCGGATCCTGTTCCGGCATGTTCACCGCCAATTCCATGAACTGTCTCGCCGAAGCGCTGGGTCTGGCTCTGCCAGGCAACGGCACCATTCTTGCCATTGCCGAAGAGCGTAAAGAATTCGTTAAACAATCAGCCAAACAATTGATGGAGCTCGTAAAAATGGACCTCAAGCCGCGTGATATCGTAACCGTAGAAGCCATCGACAACGCGTTTGCACTCGATATGGCCATGGGCGGCTCCACCAACACGGTGCTTCATACATTGGCTCTCGCTCAAGAAGCCGGTCTCGATTACCCGCTGGAGCGAATCAACGAAGTTGCTGACCGCGTTCCTCACATCTCCAAGCTGGCTCCAGCTTCGGATTACTTTATCGAGGATGTGCATTTGGCAGGCGGCGTAAGCGCGGTTCTGCACGAGCTTCTTAAGAAGCCTGGCGCATTGCACGGGGATCGCATCACCGTAACAGGCAAGACGCTAGCCGAGAACGTAGAGGGCTGCGAAATTCAGGATCAGAACGTTATCCATCCGATCGATTCCCCATATTCCGAGCGCGGTGGTCTCGCCGTACTGTATGGTAATCTGGCTCCTGAAGGTTCGATCATCAAAGTCGGTGCCGTTGATCCATCGGTTGGAGGATACCATAAAGGACCTGCCATCTGCTTTAACTCGCAAGATGAAGCGCTTAGCGGCATTGCCAACGGCAAGGTTAAAGAAGGCCATGTGGTTGTCATTCGTTATGAAGGGCCGAAGGGCGGACCTGGTATGCCAGAAATGCTGGCGCCGACTTCACAGATCGCAGGTATGGGGCTTGGGGCCAAAGTCGGTCTGATCACAGACGGACGCTTCTCCGGCGCATCCCGCGGTATCAGTATCGGACATATCTCGCCGGAAGCGGCAGAAGGCGGACCTATCGCTTTCGTTGAAGACGGAGATATCATCGAGCTTGACCTGAATAACCGGACGATTCAATTGCTGGGCGTTTCCGATGAGGAAATGGCTGTACGCCGCAGCAAATGGGTTGACTTCGAACCGAAAGTGAAGACTGGTTATCTCGCTCGTTACTCGAAGCTTGTTACGAACGCCAGCTCAGGCGGCGTATTGAAAATCTAA